From Candidatus Gastranaerophilales bacterium, one genomic window encodes:
- a CDS encoding FliI/YscN family ATPase, whose translation MIEQSTEKSIEYMKKRAFEIIHNTQLFHYKGSVSKLVGLTVEVKLPGLKIGDLCFIETTEGERKAAEVVAFKGEYAQLLLLYDGAGIGQGSLVQSTGKPITVPVGDFLLGRLINPLGEPIDGRPLDTSVAKWVNIDNAPPGAFDRPIIKDTFSTGVRAIDSLLTLGGGQRMGLFAGSGVGKSTMLGMIARNSEADVNVMALIGERGREVKEFVENSLGVEGMKKSVLVCSTGDQPPLIRQKCLLTATAVCEYFRDQGKKVFLMTDTVTRCAMAGREVGLSIGEPPTMKGYPPSIFSWLQKALERTGNSPRGSITALYTVLMEGDDINDPIVDTVRGIVDGHIFLSRKVAEMNHYPAIDVLGSISRLFTEICTPEHKAAAAKMRTLLALYRENKDLIDVGMYTPGSNPRLDIAIELMPQINGFLQQKVSDSVNMQNTINTLISMMQDVEI comes from the coding sequence GTGATAGAACAAAGCACCGAAAAATCTATTGAATATATGAAAAAAAGAGCTTTTGAGATTATTCACAATACTCAATTATTTCATTATAAAGGTTCCGTTTCGAAGCTTGTTGGCTTGACTGTTGAAGTAAAACTCCCCGGTCTGAAAATTGGCGATTTGTGCTTTATTGAAACAACCGAAGGCGAAAGAAAAGCTGCAGAAGTTGTTGCCTTTAAAGGTGAATATGCTCAATTATTGCTTTTGTATGATGGTGCCGGGATTGGTCAAGGAAGTTTGGTTCAGTCTACAGGAAAACCGATTACTGTTCCTGTCGGGGATTTTTTGTTAGGCAGATTAATAAATCCTTTGGGTGAGCCTATCGATGGAAGACCCCTTGATACATCTGTTGCAAAATGGGTTAATATTGATAATGCACCACCAGGGGCGTTTGACCGACCGATTATTAAAGATACGTTTTCGACCGGTGTAAGAGCAATAGATTCGCTATTAACCTTGGGTGGTGGGCAACGTATGGGATTGTTTGCAGGCTCTGGTGTTGGTAAAAGTACAATGCTGGGAATGATTGCTCGTAATTCTGAGGCGGATGTCAATGTAATGGCGTTAATCGGTGAACGTGGGCGTGAAGTCAAAGAGTTTGTTGAAAATTCTCTTGGTGTAGAAGGTATGAAAAAATCCGTTTTGGTTTGTTCAACAGGTGACCAGCCACCTTTAATCAGACAGAAGTGCCTTTTAACGGCAACGGCTGTGTGTGAATATTTCAGAGATCAAGGCAAAAAAGTTTTTCTAATGACGGATACTGTTACTCGTTGTGCTATGGCAGGGCGTGAAGTTGGACTGTCAATCGGCGAGCCTCCTACTATGAAAGGTTATCCACCATCTATTTTTTCTTGGCTTCAAAAGGCTCTTGAAAGAACGGGGAACAGTCCCCGTGGCTCTATTACCGCCTTATACACCGTTTTGATGGAAGGTGACGATATTAACGACCCGATTGTTGATACTGTCCGTGGTATTGTTGACGGACACATATTCTTATCCAGAAAAGTTGCGGAGATGAATCATTATCCTGCAATAGATGTTTTAGGTAGTATCAGCCGTTTGTTTACGGAAATTTGTACCCCAGAGCATAAGGCTGCTGCTGCCAAAATGAGAACTCTATTGGCTTTATACAGGGAAAATAAAGATTTGATTGATGTTGGTATGTACACGCCAGGGTCAAACCCCAGGCTTGATATTGCTATTGAGTTGATGCCGCAAATTAACGGTTTCCTTCAACAAAAAGTTTCTGACAGCGTTAATATGCAAAATACTATAAATACTTTGATATCAATGATGCAAGATGTCGAAATATAA
- a CDS encoding flagellar biosynthesis protein FlhA, translated as MAAGGSKNPVSEIMLASGVILLILILLVEMPPWVINFSISFNITLGIVLLMISLYIQKPLELAAFPSIILIGTMFRLVLSIASTRLILAKGNAGEVVEAFGNFVTGGNLIVGFVIFLIITVVQFMVITKGSERIAEVAARFALDAMPGKQMTIDADFNAGLISPEEAVKKREDLQRESSLFGSMDGAMKFVKGDTIAGIIIVIINIVGGLAIGMLQNGMPAGDAVQKYTVLTVGDGLAAQLPSLLMAISAGIVMTRSSATGASLGGDLAAQILSKPYSLGFACIFLGLIAVTSPWTGLPALPFVIYIIVIAVASFSVLVNQDVQSQLGQLENVRQNMQDLVNPNRMYERLGVDVLSLQVGSGLLIIADPDQEGQLLPKIAALRQRVTDELGYIIPNVRIMDSSALDANEYLISIRGNTVATGKVYPGKNMVIADQWDALGKDVPKDAIVGVDPTYQTQAYWLDPTSIEAADKITAVDSVDVIVTHLQEAVRKYVDEVMTKTDVLKLMELVKSQDPTLVNDLVPTIISTSDLRKIFVNLIREKVSIKDIIFIFERLCDYARFSKEPDILSERLRAALGRQICLANVNPEKVLYALTLSQDWEKTLDDSCQRTELGTMFLLNPLQVQELIESTASTLMRAHQNIGRQPVILCSPRIRLPLYQLLERHIPTIVVISYSELITDIRVEAVDTIGESYISDYSFGGES; from the coding sequence TTGGCAGCCGGAGGCTCAAAAAATCCAGTCAGTGAAATAATGTTAGCATCAGGTGTAATCTTGCTAATATTAATTTTGCTTGTTGAAATGCCTCCTTGGGTTATTAATTTTTCAATTTCTTTCAATATTACTTTAGGAATTGTTTTATTGATGATTTCTTTGTATATACAGAAACCTTTAGAATTGGCGGCATTTCCTTCTATCATTTTGATTGGTACAATGTTTCGGTTGGTTTTGTCCATTGCTTCTACAAGGTTAATCTTGGCTAAAGGTAATGCTGGCGAAGTTGTTGAAGCTTTTGGTAATTTCGTTACGGGTGGTAACCTAATTGTAGGTTTTGTTATATTTTTGATTATAACAGTTGTCCAATTCATGGTTATAACAAAGGGTTCTGAACGTATCGCAGAAGTTGCTGCGAGATTCGCCTTAGACGCAATGCCTGGAAAACAAATGACTATTGATGCCGATTTTAATGCGGGGTTGATTTCACCAGAAGAAGCTGTAAAAAAACGTGAAGACCTCCAAAGAGAATCAAGTTTATTCGGTTCTATGGATGGTGCCATGAAGTTTGTAAAAGGTGATACTATTGCAGGTATTATCATTGTAATAATTAATATTGTCGGTGGTTTAGCAATTGGGATGCTTCAAAACGGTATGCCGGCAGGGGACGCCGTTCAAAAATATACAGTGTTAACAGTAGGTGATGGATTGGCTGCTCAGTTGCCGTCATTATTGATGGCTATTTCAGCAGGTATCGTAATGACACGTTCTTCAGCTACAGGGGCTTCTTTAGGTGGTGATTTAGCTGCTCAAATTTTGAGTAAACCTTATAGCTTAGGATTTGCTTGTATTTTCTTGGGGCTTATTGCTGTTACAAGTCCGTGGACAGGGCTTCCTGCTTTGCCTTTTGTTATTTATATCATTGTTATTGCTGTTGCAAGTTTTTCTGTTTTAGTTAATCAAGATGTCCAATCTCAGTTAGGGCAGTTGGAAAATGTTCGTCAAAACATGCAAGATTTGGTTAATCCAAACAGAATGTATGAAAGACTGGGGGTTGATGTATTAAGTTTGCAGGTTGGTTCAGGCTTGTTGATTATTGCGGACCCGGATCAAGAAGGTCAATTGTTACCGAAAATTGCTGCTTTACGTCAAAGAGTGACTGATGAGCTCGGATATATCATTCCTAATGTAAGAATTATGGATTCTTCGGCTCTTGATGCCAATGAGTATTTGATTTCGATTCGTGGTAATACTGTTGCTACGGGTAAGGTTTACCCTGGAAAAAACATGGTTATTGCTGACCAATGGGACGCTTTAGGCAAAGATGTTCCCAAAGATGCTATTGTTGGAGTGGATCCTACTTACCAAACACAGGCTTATTGGCTAGATCCAACGTCTATTGAGGCTGCTGATAAAATTACTGCTGTTGATTCAGTTGATGTTATAGTAACCCATTTGCAAGAAGCTGTCAGAAAATATGTAGATGAAGTTATGACTAAAACTGATGTCTTGAAGCTAATGGAGCTTGTTAAGAGTCAAGACCCGACTTTGGTTAATGACTTGGTCCCGACTATTATTTCGACTAGTGATTTGCGGAAAATATTTGTTAATTTGATTAGAGAAAAAGTATCCATAAAAGATATTATATTTATTTTTGAGAGACTTTGTGATTATGCACGTTTTTCAAAAGAGCCTGATATTTTATCTGAAAGGTTGCGAGCAGCCTTAGGGCGTCAGATTTGTCTTGCTAATGTAAATCCAGAAAAAGTATTGTATGCACTTACTTTGTCGCAAGATTGGGAAAAAACATTAGATGATAGTTGTCAAAGAACTGAGCTTGGTACTATGTTTTTGCTAAATCCTTTGCAAGTGCAGGAGCTTATTGAGTCTACGGCGTCAACTTTGATGAGAGCCCATCAAAATATCGGCAGACAGCCTGTTATTTTGTGTTCTCCTCGTATCAGATTGCCTTTATATCAATTGTTAGAAAGACATATTCCGACTATTGTTGTCATTTCTTATTCTGAATTAATTACTGACATTCGTGTCGAAGCTGTTGATACAATTGGTGAATCGTACATTTCAGATTATAGTTTCGGCGGTGAATCGTGA
- a CDS encoding flagellar assembly protein FliH, whose amino-acid sequence MIIKRKRNIEKKIDKQEVTPTEVEKTKVEPPVEEDILAKFSIDNINFEQRAERRQGSRRRGYRRIDDRNLISRAQEEAISIKEIATKDGRLAGIESAKEDLARLNSSIDEFFAYKDKVYEELTSGIFDISVEIAKKILNNELKTNDEAILNIIQGILDDNAKGENRITIKVMPDDVDNVKENLPDKLADSKYDVKINVVPDADISMGGAIIETSNGIIDATIESQIQIIQEAFKKI is encoded by the coding sequence ATGATTATCAAAAGAAAGCGTAATATCGAAAAAAAAATAGACAAACAAGAAGTGACTCCAACAGAGGTTGAAAAAACTAAAGTTGAGCCACCTGTTGAAGAAGATATTCTTGCAAAATTTAGTATTGATAACATAAATTTTGAACAAAGGGCTGAACGTAGGCAGGGAAGCAGACGTCGTGGCTATCGCAGGATTGATGATAGAAATTTGATTTCAAGAGCTCAAGAAGAAGCTATTTCTATTAAGGAAATTGCAACTAAAGATGGTCGACTAGCCGGTATTGAATCTGCAAAAGAAGACCTTGCTCGTTTGAATTCTTCAATTGACGAGTTCTTTGCATACAAGGATAAAGTCTACGAGGAGTTGACTTCGGGTATTTTTGATATTTCTGTTGAAATTGCAAAAAAAATCCTTAATAATGAATTGAAAACTAATGATGAAGCTATTTTGAATATTATTCAAGGTATTTTGGATGATAATGCAAAAGGCGAAAATCGAATAACCATAAAAGTTATGCCCGATGACGTTGATAATGTAAAGGAAAACTTGCCAGATAAGTTGGCAGACTCAAAATATGATGTGAAAATAAATGTAGTTCCAGATGCTGATATTTCTATGGGGGGAGCAATTATTGAAACCTCAAATGGAATCATTGATGCTACAATAGAGTCACAAATCCAAATAATACAAGAAGCTTTCAAGAAAATATAG
- a CDS encoding flagellar M-ring protein FliF C-terminal domain-containing protein encodes MNFQEILKNKPLLYTIIGVIALILVIFVSMGMVAATKGSTGGSNVQVEKKVKEDATLLTTDNLGKALEIQALLAKQQIEAQRVNEGNKSSIVLKGGTYTQSQRDAALLAIVQSGLMDQFVGLEIFDKGDFTSTKEDKRIRLSRAINGELSRLIRKIEGIENASVFISIPEQNSMFTADKKPITATVQLVVPSGVKLDQTKIKAITNLLLGSVTGLTSENISITDTNGNVYHSLINSTDDQLSRLQENDQYMQGKVASQLDRLLGKGNYVCTVSTFLRQVPIEKSSILYNPKQKTSVSEQTFSEGLGDSTQDSNKGLNAVSVYLPNGLPASGSDSAQNRSYSRIAKETQYGVSKTQVNEYIKPGVVEDISIAVTIDEGAIPTNITEDELKALIAKSASPKVSPNNVSIAYSDSIEPYLASDRPVSLPKVEQTGNPWWIAIALLVGGLMFGFSFISKKLKAAALKQKEELESLRAKSQEQEKQLRDVNLKAAELIERQAIMQQGLMEQQAQQQISQNPNAVEDLKNTITDVSSDIAFAEDDAVIEQVKSWIEKS; translated from the coding sequence ATGAACTTTCAAGAAATACTAAAAAATAAGCCGTTGTTATACACAATCATTGGGGTGATTGCGTTGATTTTGGTTATATTTGTTTCTATGGGTATGGTAGCTGCAACAAAAGGCTCTACCGGTGGTTCTAATGTTCAAGTTGAAAAAAAAGTTAAAGAAGATGCTACTTTATTGACTACCGATAATCTTGGTAAGGCTCTTGAAATTCAAGCCTTGCTTGCAAAACAGCAAATTGAAGCTCAAAGAGTAAATGAAGGAAATAAATCTTCCATTGTCTTAAAGGGTGGAACTTATACTCAATCTCAACGTGATGCTGCTCTTTTGGCTATTGTTCAAAGTGGATTGATGGATCAGTTTGTCGGTCTTGAAATATTTGACAAAGGTGATTTTACTTCGACTAAAGAAGACAAGAGAATCAGGCTTTCGCGTGCTATCAATGGTGAGTTGTCCAGATTGATAAGAAAAATTGAAGGCATTGAAAATGCTTCCGTTTTTATCTCTATTCCTGAACAAAATTCTATGTTTACAGCTGATAAAAAACCTATTACAGCTACAGTTCAACTCGTTGTTCCAAGTGGCGTAAAGCTAGACCAAACAAAAATAAAAGCTATTACAAATTTGCTTTTAGGTAGTGTTACCGGACTTACTTCTGAAAATATTTCTATTACCGATACAAACGGGAATGTTTATCATAGTTTAATAAATTCAACAGATGACCAACTTTCAAGATTGCAGGAAAATGACCAATATATGCAAGGTAAAGTCGCGTCTCAATTAGACAGGTTGCTTGGAAAAGGTAATTATGTCTGCACTGTAAGTACATTTCTAAGACAAGTTCCTATTGAAAAATCAAGCATATTGTATAATCCGAAGCAAAAAACCTCAGTTTCTGAGCAAACTTTCTCAGAGGGTTTAGGCGATTCAACTCAAGACAGCAATAAAGGCTTGAATGCTGTCAGTGTTTATTTGCCTAATGGGTTGCCTGCAAGTGGAAGTGATTCAGCTCAAAACCGCAGTTATTCAAGAATAGCAAAAGAAACCCAATACGGAGTTTCAAAAACTCAAGTTAATGAGTATATTAAACCGGGCGTAGTTGAAGATATTTCTATTGCAGTAACGATTGACGAGGGTGCCATTCCGACAAATATTACAGAAGACGAATTAAAAGCTTTAATTGCAAAATCAGCATCTCCAAAAGTTTCACCAAACAATGTTTCAATTGCTTATTCAGATTCTATCGAACCGTATTTGGCTTCCGATAGACCGGTTAGTTTGCCAAAAGTTGAACAAACAGGAAATCCTTGGTGGATAGCAATAGCTTTGTTGGTTGGTGGTTTGATGTTCGGATTTAGTTTTATTTCTAAAAAACTTAAAGCCGCAGCTTTAAAACAAAAAGAAGAGTTAGAATCTTTAAGAGCCAAATCTCAAGAACAAGAGAAACAACTCAGAGATGTTAATTTAAAGGCTGCAGAATTAATAGAACGTCAAGCAATAATGCAACAAGGACTTATGGAGCAACAAGCTCAACAACAAATATCTCAAAATCCGAATGCCGTCGAAGATTTGAAAAACACCATTACTGATGTGTCTTCTGACATCGCTTTTGCGGAAGATGATGCTGTTATTGAACAAGTAAAAAGTTGGATTGAAAAGTCTTAA
- the fliE gene encoding flagellar hook-basal body complex protein FliE has protein sequence MIKQNLVPNIDLFQRIEPSKYTDFGIEGMRMKSVEQPETENFKSVMSGLVSNLNQEMSKPDELLKDQMMGNSNVDIHDVTTAMAKAELGVTLATQVAGKVIQTYEKVMQISI, from the coding sequence ATGATTAAGCAAAATTTAGTACCAAATATTGATTTGTTTCAAAGAATAGAGCCTTCAAAATATACCGATTTTGGAATTGAGGGTATGAGAATGAAGTCAGTAGAGCAACCTGAAACTGAGAATTTTAAATCAGTAATGTCAGGTTTGGTTTCTAATTTAAACCAAGAAATGTCAAAACCTGACGAATTGTTAAAAGATCAAATGATGGGAAATTCAAATGTTGATATCCATGATGTTACAACTGCAATGGCTAAAGCTGAACTGGGAGTAACCTTGGCAACTCAAGTCGCTGGGAAAGTCATTCAAACGTATGAAAAAGTTATGCAAATTTCAATATAA
- a CDS encoding lytic transglycosylase domain-containing protein gives MFSQNIQNLINTSGKEAAIKRAAQINTYVNNLEKSVLEEPSNNTVQPFSDVLKSSNAIDSKFKVLNADDVNAVSALPSVKHGVKASKSQIMNIISHMAKKYDIDEKLIKALVKQESGFRSDAVSSCGAIGLMQLMPATARGLGVKDPFDPIQNIEGGVKYLKSKLKRHNGNLILALAAYNAGSGNVDKYNGVPPFKETQNYVKSILANYLG, from the coding sequence TTGTTTTCACAAAATATACAAAACTTAATAAATACAAGTGGTAAAGAAGCCGCAATTAAACGTGCAGCTCAGATTAACACCTATGTTAATAATCTTGAGAAATCAGTTTTAGAAGAACCTTCAAATAATACGGTTCAGCCTTTTTCTGATGTTTTAAAGTCCAGTAATGCAATTGATTCAAAGTTTAAAGTTCTAAACGCTGATGATGTTAACGCTGTTTCTGCTTTGCCTTCTGTAAAGCACGGAGTAAAGGCATCAAAATCTCAAATCATGAATATTATTTCTCACATGGCTAAAAAATATGACATTGATGAAAAATTAATTAAAGCATTAGTAAAGCAAGAATCAGGTTTTAGATCTGATGCGGTTTCTTCTTGTGGAGCCATTGGACTAATGCAGTTGATGCCTGCTACAGCTCGTGGGCTCGGGGTTAAAGATCCGTTTGACCCTATTCAAAATATAGAGGGCGGTGTCAAATATCTTAAATCAAAATTGAAAAGACATAACGGAAATTTAATACTTGCTCTAGCTGCATATAATGCGGGTTCGGGCAATGTAGATAAATATAATGGAGTTCCTCCGTTTAAAGAAACTCAAAATTACGTAAAAAGTATATTGGCAAATTACTTAGGATAA
- a CDS encoding flagellar basal body rod C-terminal domain-containing protein, which translates to MSLLNSIDIGAKGMTVHGKRMDISAKNIANLDTPNYVRKIPVLTATDNISFAGLLSSMKEDLFGMGTVPFLQGGVAMSGVVEDPTLGDRLYRPGHPDADSNGYIRTSNVNPLVEIADASMAQRAYEANLAVVNITKTMAQRACEIGK; encoded by the coding sequence ATGAGTTTATTAAATTCAATTGATATAGGTGCAAAAGGGATGACCGTACACGGAAAGCGTATGGATATAAGTGCTAAGAACATTGCGAACTTAGATACGCCTAATTATGTAAGAAAAATCCCTGTTTTGACAGCAACTGATAATATTTCGTTTGCAGGTTTATTAAGCTCAATGAAAGAAGATTTGTTTGGTATGGGGACAGTTCCTTTTCTTCAAGGCGGAGTGGCTATGTCTGGCGTGGTAGAGGATCCTACGCTTGGTGATAGGTTATATCGCCCGGGGCACCCTGATGCTGACTCTAACGGCTATATAAGGACATCTAATGTAAATCCGCTTGTTGAAATTGCAGATGCTTCAATGGCACAAAGAGCCTACGAAGCCAATTTGGCGGTGGTGAATATTACCAAAACAATGGCTCAAAGAGCTTGTGAAATAGGGAAATAG
- a CDS encoding flagellar basal body protein, whose protein sequence is MYTPSDSFGKINLMLDLVAQRQRALSANLANMDTPGYVRKDIKFDSYLGTMNSPLETELSSKLGPSAIIEDRQQGPINAANELTEMQKNSLMYYVASRNMTSLITNMKTVMNVGK, encoded by the coding sequence ATGTATACTCCGAGTGATTCATTTGGAAAAATTAATTTGATGTTGGATTTGGTTGCCCAAAGACAAAGGGCTCTTTCTGCCAATCTTGCTAATATGGACACACCGGGTTACGTTAGAAAAGATATTAAATTTGATTCTTATTTGGGAACTATGAATAGCCCATTAGAAACAGAATTATCATCTAAACTCGGGCCTTCCGCCATTATTGAAGATAGACAACAAGGTCCTATTAATGCGGCTAATGAATTAACTGAGATGCAAAAAAATTCCTTGATGTATTATGTTGCATCAAGAAATATGACCTCTTTGATAACTAATATGAAGACAGTAATGAATGTAGGTAAATAA
- a CDS encoding flagellar hook basal-body protein translates to MSSFQGVIRRNIINANTQFEKLGYISSNISNYNTTAYRAVRFDEMLGENGYLDGVVRRSFTVGAPLRTDQPFDVSLSGAGFIPVTSRTGDVTYTRDGAFKLDKDGYLITNDDCLVGDGIKIPANYDAIIIKPNGDVTAVLEAGGKEKKLGTIPVVNFLNPEGLKGGDGNKFICTDDSGEPILMTNHHSVMQGYLERPNVDMYDQVNTVMRLNASMLASFKVMKAVDDMYNKAVTLNQ, encoded by the coding sequence ATGTCTAGTTTTCAAGGTGTAATAAGAAGAAATATTATTAACGCAAATACTCAATTTGAGAAGTTGGGTTATATTTCAAGTAACATTTCAAATTATAATACAACTGCTTATAGGGCGGTTCGTTTTGATGAAATGCTAGGCGAAAACGGATATTTAGACGGTGTTGTTCGCCGTAGTTTTACAGTGGGGGCTCCATTGAGAACCGATCAACCTTTTGATGTTTCATTGTCAGGTGCAGGATTTATTCCCGTTACATCAAGAACAGGTGATGTAACTTATACTCGTGACGGGGCTTTTAAATTAGATAAAGATGGTTATTTAATCACAAATGATGATTGTTTGGTTGGTGATGGAATAAAAATTCCTGCAAATTATGATGCAATAATAATTAAGCCAAATGGTGACGTAACTGCTGTCTTAGAGGCAGGTGGTAAAGAAAAAAAATTGGGTACAATTCCTGTTGTTAATTTCTTAAATCCCGAAGGCTTAAAAGGTGGCGATGGCAATAAATTTATATGTACAGATGACTCAGGTGAACCTATCCTTATGACCAATCATCATAGTGTTATGCAAGGTTATTTGGAAAGACCTAATGTTGACATGTACGATCAGGTCAACACCGTAATGAGATTGAATGCATCAATGCTTGCAAGTTTTAAAGTCATGAAAGCAGTGGATGACATGTACAATAAAGCTGTTACACTAAATCAATAG
- a CDS encoding flagellar basal body rod C-terminal domain-containing protein, with the protein MYLRGGINFIENGLTCNIRAMHLQTELMGITSENINGFDKIGYQRKDPVVSSFSEYIGAHGLSTAIDDTVGRLGQSENPLDIALGNKGYFQYLGKHGVKLSRDGRLKVDKTGNLMNEAGEKVLANDGTAIKLPFLPDELSQIKIDTEGNVSVFNKKTNKLDYVSTLSVVTTEGVAVMAPNVRQGFNEFSNVSLSTEFMQAMPIVRNFDANRQLYQMQANLLSKAVQQLGS; encoded by the coding sequence ATGTACTTACGTGGTGGCATAAATTTTATCGAGAACGGATTGACTTGTAATATCAGGGCAATGCATTTGCAAACAGAATTAATGGGGATTACGAGTGAAAATATAAACGGATTTGATAAGATTGGTTATCAAAGAAAAGATCCTGTTGTATCTTCATTTTCTGAATATATTGGAGCACATGGGCTTTCAACTGCTATAGATGATACTGTTGGCAGGTTGGGGCAGTCTGAAAATCCTTTGGACATTGCTCTTGGTAATAAGGGCTATTTTCAATATTTGGGAAAACATGGTGTTAAACTTTCCAGAGATGGTAGGTTGAAAGTTGATAAAACAGGAAATCTTATGAATGAAGCAGGTGAAAAAGTCCTTGCAAACGACGGAACTGCAATTAAGCTGCCCTTTTTGCCCGATGAACTCAGCCAAATAAAAATAGACACAGAAGGTAATGTAAGTGTGTTTAATAAAAAAACGAATAAGCTTGATTATGTATCGACACTTTCTGTAGTTACAACTGAGGGCGTAGCTGTGATGGCACCTAACGTAAGGCAAGGTTTTAATGAATTTTCAAACGTTTCTCTTTCAACTGAATTTATGCAAGCAATGCCGATAGTCAGAAATTTTGATGCAAATCGTCAGCTTTATCAAATGCAAGCAAATTTGCTTTCTAAAGCAGTTCAACAATTAGGTAGTTAA
- a CDS encoding SpoIID/LytB domain-containing protein, translated as MSTKAEAVKVGLITDASQTYIASSNKAQLINARTNHLAYTLSPMKVYFLKAHGNTILMNVNGQYYDLGTDSVVLKTDNTGFLSTKKRWYRGEFIINNRNNNLTLINYLPLEEYLMGVVPSEMPSKWNAEALKAQAIAARSYAIANRGKRASLGFDLKDNTEDQAYGGATSETTKTNEAVLSTKGIVVTYNKQVIPAYYHASAGGQTSNSGGQWAHNLPYLRSVPSYDDGIKKMGHGIGMSQYGANNLAQQGYNAYQILTYFYNNIKFGRLTPGWNF; from the coding sequence ATGTCAACCAAAGCAGAAGCTGTAAAGGTCGGCTTAATTACTGATGCATCTCAAACCTACATTGCATCATCAAATAAAGCACAATTGATTAACGCAAGAACAAACCATCTGGCTTATACGTTATCTCCGATGAAAGTCTATTTTCTAAAAGCTCACGGAAATACAATTTTAATGAACGTAAACGGTCAATACTATGACCTCGGCACCGATTCTGTAGTTTTAAAGACAGACAACACAGGGTTTCTTTCAACTAAAAAACGTTGGTATAGAGGCGAATTTATAATAAATAACAGAAATAACAACTTAACATTGATAAACTATCTCCCATTAGAAGAATATCTTATGGGGGTGGTTCCCTCTGAAATGCCATCAAAATGGAATGCTGAAGCACTAAAAGCTCAAGCAATAGCGGCAAGAAGCTATGCCATTGCAAACAGAGGCAAAAGAGCATCTCTTGGATTTGACCTCAAAGATAACACCGAAGACCAAGCCTATGGCGGTGCTACATCAGAAACAACAAAAACAAATGAAGCAGTTCTTTCTACAAAAGGAATTGTGGTTACTTACAATAAACAAGTTATACCTGCTTATTACCACGCCAGTGCCGGTGGGCAAACTTCTAATTCTGGTGGACAATGGGCTCACAATTTGCCCTATCTTCGTTCCGTCCCCTCTTATGATGATGGAATAAAAAAAATGGGGCATGGTATAGGTATGAGCCAATATGGTGCCAATAATCTTGCACAACAAGGTTATAATGCTTATCAAATTTTAACTTATTTTTACAATAATATTAAATTCGGGCGTCTTACTCCGGGATGGAACTTTTAA
- a CDS encoding HU family DNA-binding protein — MNKEELVKEIAKKAKVSQKAAADVLSATIDTVQKTVAKGKKVTLVGFGTFEARKRAARTGRNPQTGATIKIAAKTVPAFSAGKKFKEIVK; from the coding sequence ATGAACAAAGAAGAATTAGTAAAAGAAATTGCTAAAAAAGCAAAAGTTTCACAAAAAGCTGCAGCTGACGTACTTAGTGCAACAATCGACACCGTTCAAAAAACAGTTGCAAAAGGTAAAAAAGTTACCTTGGTTGGTTTTGGAACATTTGAAGCTAGAAAAAGAGCTGCTAGAACTGGCCGCAATCCTCAAACTGGTGCAACAATTAAAATTGCTGCAAAAACAGTTCCTGCATTCTCAGCTGGTAAGAAATTTAAAGAAATCGTTAAATAG